A single Phragmites australis chromosome 4, lpPhrAust1.1, whole genome shotgun sequence DNA region contains:
- the LOC133915580 gene encoding probable histidine kinase 4, which translates to MGVGGGVAAAVSVSALAPAVEEGAGKEGKGRWRVKVKLSRVAVVLWVLAAAALWAGLHWRFRRAALRKAEEGLVSMCEERARMLQDQFAVSVNHVHALAILVATFHYEKHPPALDQDTFADYTARTSFERQLLSGVAYAQRVEHADRESFERQQGWIIKTMKHEPSPVQEEYAPVIYSQETVSYIEGLDMMSGEEDRENILRSRATGKAVLTRPFRLMSNHLGVVLTFPVYRVDLPADAKVEDRVAATAGYLGGAFDVESLVENLLRQLAGNQELVVNVYDVTDNSNPLVMYGSEVPLGSPSPSHICMLEFGDPFRKHHMICRYRNKSHVPWSAITTPSGVFVIWMLVGYIVYAAWSRYDNVKEDCRKMEELKKQAEAADIAKSQFLATVSHEIRTPMNGVLGMLDMLLDTDLKSIQRDYAQTAQVCGKALISLINEVLDRAKIEAGKLDLESVPFDLRSILDDVISLFSSKSREKGIELAVYVSERVPEIVLGDPGRFRQIITNLVGNSIKFTERGHIFVQVHLVDHSNLATEAKVEPVVNGMNGHKDDSSAISTNVSHNTLSGFEAADTRNNWENFKHLLSYETNEMPYESDSDKVTLVVSVEDTGIGIPLDAQGRVFTPFMQADSSTSRNYGGTGIGLSISKCLVEIMGGQINFVSRPHVGSTFTFTALLQRCDRSAIIDSKPVTFHPLPSSFKGLSALLVDKRPVRATVTKYHLQRLGMASEVVSTIELALGVLSGRNGCSLTSMKQPSMLLIESDSWGSKIDVSLRTRLLEMKQNDCIPVSPKVILLAAAESDNLEAKYSVDSVITKPLKASTLATCLFQALGITQLSNEKRESSGSLRGLLLGKNILVVDDNKVNLRVAAGTLKKYGAKVDCVESGKDALALLQVPHKFDLCLMDIQMPEMDGFEATRQIRAMEAKANELAEAGNDSETDSTAKTAKWHLPILAMTADVIQATFEECTKCGMDGYVSKPFEEKQLFQAVQKFSDSGMSS; encoded by the exons ATGGGGGTGGGAGgaggggtggcggcggcggtgtcggTGTCGGCGCTGGcgccggcggtggaggagggggcggggaaggaggggaaggggaggtGGCGCGTGAAGGTGAAGCTGAGCAGGGTGGCGGTGGTGCTGTgggtgctggcggcggcggcgttgtgGGCGGGGCTGCACTGGCGCTTCCGGCGCGCGGCGCTGCGCAAGGCGGAGGAGGGGCTCGTCAGCATGTGCGAGGAGCGCGCCCGCATGCTGCAGGACCAGTTCGCCGTCTCTGTCAATCACGTCCACGCCCTCGCCATCCTCGTCGCCACCTTCCACTACGAGAAGCACCCGCCTGCGCTCGACCAG GACACGTTTGCGGACTACACCGCGCGGACGTCGTTCGAGCGGCAGCTGCTGAGCGGGGTGGCTTACGCGCAGCGGGTGGAGCACGCCGACAGGGAGAGCTTCGAGCGCCAGCAGGGGTGGATCATCAAGACCATGAAGCACGAGCCGTCCCCGGTGCAGGAAGAGTACGCGCCGGTCATCTACTCGCAGGAGACCGTCTCCTACATCGAGGGGCTCGACATGATGTCCGGCGAG GAGGACCGGGAGAACATCTTGAGGTCGAGGGCAACTGGGAAGGCGGTTCTTACGCGCCCGTTCCGGCTGATGTCGAATCACCTGGGTGTTGTATTGACGTTTCCTGTCTATCGTGTGGATCTTCCTGCTGATGCCAAGGTGGAGGATCGTGTTGCAGCTACCGCAGG ATATCTTGGGGGAGCTTTTGACGTAGAGTCATTAGTGGAAAATTTGTTGAGGCAGCTAGCTGGCAATCAGGAATTGGTGGTGAACGTTTATGATGTCACAGACAATTCAAATCCACTTGTCATGTATGGGTCTGAAGTTCCTCTTGGTAGCCCCTCACCATCGCACATTTGCATGCTAGAGTTTGGCGATCCATTCAGAAAGCATCACATGATTTGCAG ATATAGAAACAAATCTCATGTCCCATGGTCCGCAATTACTACACCTTCTGGTGTCTTTGTTATATGGATGCTTGTGGGCTACATAGTGTATGCTGCTTGGAGTCGCTATGATAATGTCAAGGAAGATTGCCGGAAAATGGAAGAGCTGAAAAAACAGGCAGAAGCTGCCGATATTGCCAAATCTCAG TTCCTTGCAACTGTTTCTCATGAGATCAGAACACCCATGAATGGTGTCCTTG GAATGCTTGATATGCTATTAGACACAGACCTAAAGTCAATCCAAAGGGATTATGCGCAAACTGCTCAAGTCTGCGGAAAAGCATTAATATCTCTGATCAATGAAGTGCTTGAcagagctaaaattgaagctgGCAAGTTGGATCTCGAGTCGGTACCATTTGACCTGAGATCCATCCTTGATGATGTCATCTCGttattttcttccaagtcaagAGAGAAGGGGATTGAG CTTGCTGTATATGTCTCTGAAAGAGTTCCTGAAATCGTATTGGGTGATCCTGGAAGGTTTCGACAGATAATTACAAACTTAGTGGGGAACTCGATTAAG TTCACAGAACGGGGACATATTTTTGTACAAGTTCATCTGGTAGACCACTCAAATCTTGCAACAGAAGCCAAAGTTGAACCTGTAGTGAATGGGATGAATGGACATAAAGATGACAGTAGTGCTATATCCACCAATGTGTCTCACAACACATTAAGTGGTTTTGAAGCTGCTGATACCAGAAATAATTGGGAAAACTTCAAACATTTGTTGTCTTATGAGACAAATGAGATGCCCTATGAAAGTGATTCTGACAAAGTGACTCTTGTAGTAAGTGTGGAAGATACAGGGATAGGTATACCATTAGATGCCCAAGGCCGGGTGTTCACTCCTTTCATGCAAGCTGATAGTTCAACTTCCAGGAACTATGGTGGAACTGGAATTGGACTGAGCATTAGCAAATGTCTTGTTGAAATAATGGGTGGTCAGATAAACTTTGTCAGCCGACCCCATGTTGGGAGCACATTCACATTCACCGCACTTCTCCAAAGGTGTGACAGAAGTGCTATTATTGACAGTAAGCCTGTTACGTTTCACCCTCTGCCATCCAGCTTTAAGGGTTTATCTGCACTATTGGTCGATAAAAGACCGGTAAGAGCTACTGTAACTAAGTATCATTTGCAAAGGCTGGGAATGGCCTCTGAAGTTGTCAGTACCATTGAACTGGCACTTGGTGTGTTATCTGGGAGAAATGGCTGTTCTCTTACCAG CATGAAGCAACCGTCCATGCTATTGATAGAGAGTGATTCATGGGGCTCAAAGATTGATGTCTCCTTACGCACTAGACTCTTAGAGATGAAACAGAACGATTGCATACCTGTATCTCCCAAAGTTATCCTTCTTGCAGCTGCAGAATCAGACAATCTGGAGGCAAAATATTCAGTTGACTCAGTGATCACAAAACCTCTGAAGGCAAGCACACTTGCCACTTGTCTATTCCAAGCACTTGGTATCACACAGTTGAGCAATGAGAAACGTGAGAGTTCAGGTTCTCTTCGCGGGTTGCTTCTTGGCAAGAATATATTGGTGGTTGACGACAACAAGGTAAACCTTAGAGTGGCTGCTGGTACATTAAAGAAATATGGGGCAAAGGTGGATTGCGTGGAGAGTGGCAAAGATGCTCTTGCCCTTCTACAAGTCCCACATAAGTTTGATCTGTGTCTGATGGACATTCAGATGCCAGAAATGGACGG GTTTGAGGCGACCCGGCAAATACGGGCAATGGAAGCGAAGGCGAACGAGCTGGCAGAAGCTGGCAATGATTCGGAAACAGACAGCACGGCTAAGACAGCGAAATGGCACCTGCCGATCCTAGCAATGACCGCCGACGTTATCCAGGCCACCTTTGAGGAATGCACAAAGTGCGGAATGGACGGATATGTCTCAAAACCCTTTGAGGAGAAGCAGCTCTTCCAGGCAGTACAGAAGTTCTCGGACTCCGGCATGTCCAGCTAA